From a region of the Gemmatimonadota bacterium genome:
- a CDS encoding phosphotransferase produces the protein MQTSEQTKTNLRRYDTLTRIGQARRLRELAKSALRQFGIRVHRLELIKHLVNTTFRLRSDEGEFLVRIHREKNHTVRLVESELAWLLALSKEADVTVQAPYIAPDGRVVVLAEAAGVPKAYPVTVLSWIKGRIVPQVRRTTRHYESLGRLVATLHKHAMQWDPPDDFERPVYDAIHQLGKFSVRPLPELGPRYLPAHVLRDMEAVYERRREAERVLGTGCEHFGLIHFDLSFSNILFYGGEALPIDFDACGFGFYAYDLGVALTGPFAYENFMDRCEAVFRGYRQILPLRREWIEYLPTFMASRTASYILHVVADPKAVESQWRSLLRPLLKASLDQFPS, from the coding sequence ATGCAAACATCTGAACAGACGAAGACCAACCTGAGGCGTTACGATACCCTCACCCGAATAGGCCAGGCTCGGCGTCTGCGTGAACTCGCGAAGTCCGCACTGCGTCAATTCGGCATTCGCGTCCATCGCCTCGAACTCATCAAGCACCTGGTCAACACGACATTCAGACTCCGTTCAGATGAAGGAGAATTTCTGGTTCGCATTCACCGGGAAAAAAACCACACCGTTCGCCTGGTCGAATCAGAACTGGCGTGGCTCCTGGCGCTATCCAAAGAAGCCGATGTTACAGTCCAGGCACCCTATATCGCACCAGATGGCAGAGTCGTTGTTTTGGCGGAAGCCGCCGGTGTGCCCAAAGCTTACCCTGTCACTGTGCTTTCATGGATCAAAGGAAGGATCGTGCCTCAGGTGCGTCGGACAACCAGGCATTACGAAAGCCTCGGGCGCCTTGTTGCCACACTACACAAACACGCGATGCAGTGGGATCCTCCTGACGATTTCGAACGCCCTGTCTATGATGCTATTCATCAACTGGGAAAGTTTTCAGTCCGACCCTTGCCTGAGTTAGGACCTCGATACCTGCCCGCGCACGTCTTGAGGGACATGGAAGCCGTTTATGAACGGCGTCGAGAAGCCGAAAGGGTGTTGGGTACTGGTTGCGAGCATTTTGGCCTGATTCACTTTGATCTCAGTTTCAGTAACATCCTGTTCTATGGCGGGGAAGCACTACCGATTGATTTCGATGCGTGTGGCTTCGGTTTTTATGCCTACGATCTCGGTGTTGCTCTGACAGGTCCCTTTGCGTACGAGAACTTTATGGATCGATGTGAGGCTGTCTTCCGAGGCTATCGCCAGATCCTGCCTCTCAGGCGCGAATGGATCGAGTACCTCCCGACCTTCATGGCATCTCGCACTGCTTCCTATATCTTGCATGTCGTAGCGGACCCGAAAGCTGTAGAGTCACAGTGGCGCTCTCTCCTGCGTCCCCTTCTTAAGGCCTCTCTTGATCAGTTTCCCTCCTGA
- a CDS encoding class I SAM-dependent methyltransferase, whose protein sequence is MDDRVFLEIRDMLDQGIAIKETREQVNQGFRDVADAFNFFPNASKVSPDFQYTHELMFRTMATLVPPAPSVLDLGAGTGRLSKLVLSRFPQSQVTLLDVSEKLLTEAARQLEEIGAEFRTVVGDLFADDDVQLEADSFDCVVSSYALCHGRLESEYEGLYARIRNWIKPGGCFLCLDHVHGSKAELTMLGFEDWAELLRRNFPEDRVESILKNSLIEDSPLDIPHHLFLLSKVGFERVDVLWKKGLFALYGGFGKGNENRH, encoded by the coding sequence ATGGACGATCGTGTGTTTTTAGAGATTCGGGATATGCTGGATCAGGGGATTGCCATCAAGGAGACGCGGGAGCAGGTTAACCAGGGTTTTCGGGATGTGGCCGACGCTTTCAATTTTTTTCCAAATGCGAGCAAGGTCTCACCCGACTTCCAGTACACGCACGAACTCATGTTCCGAACTATGGCCACCCTTGTCCCCCCCGCCCCTTCCGTTCTGGATCTGGGAGCTGGAACGGGCAGGCTCTCGAAGCTTGTTTTGAGTCGGTTTCCCCAGAGCCAGGTTACGCTCTTGGATGTATCGGAAAAGCTTCTGACGGAAGCAGCGAGACAACTGGAGGAGATCGGTGCCGAGTTCAGAACCGTTGTCGGAGATTTGTTCGCAGATGATGACGTACAACTTGAAGCCGATTCGTTCGATTGTGTGGTCTCATCGTATGCGCTGTGTCATGGCAGGCTAGAATCGGAATACGAAGGTCTATACGCACGGATTCGCAATTGGATCAAGCCAGGCGGATGCTTTCTGTGTCTTGACCACGTTCACGGCTCAAAAGCAGAACTGACCATGCTTGGATTCGAGGATTGGGCTGAGTTGCTTCGACGAAACTTTCCAGAAGATAGAGTTGAGTCGATCCTGAAGAACTCTTTGATAGAAGATTCTCCGTTGGATATTCCTCATCATCTCTTTTTGCTATCAAAAGTCGGGTTTGAGAGAGTTGATGTACTTTGGAAGAAAGGTCTCTTCGCTCTCTACGGAGGCTTTGGAAAGGGGAACGAAAACCGGCACTGA
- a CDS encoding GNAT family N-acetyltransferase, with amino-acid sequence MTYQDTTEGIGSGNLKGFFVGWPNPPSPETHLRILQGSDYVVLAVSSEGKVIGFISAISDGVSCAYIPHLEMLPEWQGKGIGSELVRRMVRKLKDLYMIDLICDQQVQRFYERLGFEKAPGMIVRNFEQQACD; translated from the coding sequence ATTACATATCAAGACACTACCGAAGGGATTGGATCAGGCAACCTAAAGGGGTTCTTTGTCGGATGGCCTAACCCTCCCTCTCCCGAGACGCATCTAAGAATCCTACAGGGAAGCGACTACGTGGTTCTTGCAGTTTCTTCTGAGGGGAAGGTGATTGGCTTCATCAGTGCCATATCGGACGGTGTTTCGTGCGCCTATATCCCACATCTTGAGATGCTGCCGGAATGGCAAGGGAAAGGCATCGGATCTGAGCTGGTCAGACGCATGGTTCGAAAGCTCAAAGATCTCTACATGATTGACCTGATCTGTGACCAGCAGGTCCAGAGATTCTACGAGAGACTTGGATTCGAGAAAGCTCCTGGAATGATCGTGAGGAACTTTGAGCAGCAAGCGTGTGACTGA